A window of the Falco rusticolus isolate bFalRus1 chromosome 1, bFalRus1.pri, whole genome shotgun sequence genome harbors these coding sequences:
- the N4BP2 gene encoding LOW QUALITY PROTEIN: NEDD4-binding protein 2 (The sequence of the model RefSeq protein was modified relative to this genomic sequence to represent the inferred CDS: inserted 1 base in 1 codon) has protein sequence MPRKRKTGGSPSRKIGSSDRTAVAVSQGDSSHSVSQAVHSVNKEELFNSMSEMFSDLDPSVVYMVLSECDFKVENAMDYLLELSTHAKGVASSKTLGFDSVASSLALVNQQRSVGNETMGESTGEQNNSEEAIEKVLSPDVQLTEELDSLIENAFQRYSSSDELPNPTNDQIVHKHSVEHDGFNQFPEWEKSDSGCNALLFPQQTGTNNEVSENFCCSQPPVSQLSVQTSSPAASDTSAQILEDSDFSEIQVQHGVASKVYKQLNGEVSYGNPDQTQDTVLDQKSVTAASGQSSQKPLELGVTATGNPNSGCMEQHEVIVTAFNSHQSSSPPEVYVSPETSSFKTSKPSDFQQTQQGCNLNFSTLSCQPQQHWNLMAPVFYPSSGSHSFVTPVAVSPGQWRRVSDYRTLERGLCFSSPVVSNAWDSNPSLKVWGNQDRNSKLNLLQAQQPPVCHMMRKKMHLIGQVLVLLRGVPGSGKSYLARALLEDNPGGIILSTDDYFYKHGQYHYDPDCLGEAHDWNRKRAKEAFEMRISPIIIDNTNIQAWEMKPYVSLAQQFKYKVMFREPDTWWKFKPKELERRNIHGVSKEKIRSMLERYECCLTVSSILGSSVPDKSEAAGWSEGPCQEESHRKREARSEVKEENSLVSDVEPLELAEDNKTFPRTSLTLESNCDSECFQKEEKETENNSVEHNSENSTVLDDLDDYLSGCIEKELPLKKKEEKGEKPEKNTETQVDEIDVNSTKETVCLHTGGIEEHSDNILNVQAEAEESHEICMEPKSTQSSNTVEPSSSAFDTSGKPELLNFLGDWPVEQTMGQRVKRARRLEKSSLKSDKEHKTSSQQHPELGKEQVGVPGTCTVEKEHDEENLASSCSSVSSDKVTLELQMVGHWPVSGSLEQRQQRSRRVRKTSLNQSDEGRSTEGDINRNALETVDVLRGTPMNTAEQPDTSLHMYQSETVASETIGEKKPQQSKRMRKHHKLALTFTNNNLPQPKEEEHFSILNAAEKNQDACLCSRYSQTESQDFALLWRLEKKMFFPETAKVLHGRLDGFKPKGIDNASNSQEKIPYRVMYDKSTLVEESEFTNIDESEKLNMLCKLFESVPFEALKDLYERCNKDIVWATGLLLDSDEKLCKDVDAECFQVREAGPVVADLDSKASTKYGENLKDCQQMPQRIGAGCISEPSEDKSSSLSTAENATMATVTDNDVCDSLTAASWNDLSELNSGDAAPRTDAGGSAAVVIELSVSGKQKIESESPVEETINKPSVSQLDAGFCIPVTLPHDPSTTSTNLKFVLNNESGSNPSVSSAEQVTASLLEMDHAPLVGPRNDKELEVDKETQGSSGKVCGKGEVETPSWDEAKAKTQSCIPASHAAFNIDCLELTLPPELALQLKEIFGPVGIDAGSLTVEDCVVHIDLNLAKVIHEKWKESILKRQRRDESSKLFAAGPTVIQQINTDDSEMLLSQNANSKIQKKKMSGASGSCNDIQTKKPASSDVFPFMDHWNAQIQKVSLRQIISEEKAMQEKQDLNRISSMARKDCAAKLKEKQLFEMFPTINQNFLMDVFKDNNYSLEQTEQFLNCVLEADPVKTVIAQESIQQNEIVSSYSAAKNREKKVKKSKEEDDPLSEIFQEFEYPQYDDLRAEAFCHQQKRQECLKKAGEAYRMGMKPVAVFYAHQGRLHEXKVKEANHAAAVQIFEKVNTSLLPMNVLDLHGLHVDEAVNQLSRVLHEKSEEYQQTGGKPYLCVITGRGSHSQGGVARIRPAAIRYLTNHNFRFTEIKPGCLKVMLN, from the exons atgccacggaaaaggaaaactggtgGAAGTCCTTCTCGGAAGATTGGCAGTTCTGACAGAACTGCTGTTGCTGTATCCCAAGGGGACTCTAGCCACTCAGTGTCACAAGCAGTGCATAGTGTCAATAAGGAAGAGCTCTTCAACAGCATGTCGGAAATGTTTTCTGACCTAGATCCCAGTGTGGTTTATATGGTTCTGTCTGAATGTGATTTTAAAG TAGAAAACGCTATGGATTATCTGCTAGAGCTGTCCACTCATGCCAAAGGAGTAGCATCTTCAAAAACCTTGGGTTTTGATTCAGTAGCATCATCGCTAGCTCTCGTTAATCAGCAAAGATCTGTTGGAAATGAAACAATGGGGGAAAGTACTggagaacaaaataattctgaagaaGCAATAGAAAAGGTCCTGTCACCTGATGTGCAGCTGACTGAAGAACTGGATTCCTTAATAGAAAATGCCTTTCAGAGATACAGCTCGAGTGATGAATTGCCTAATCCTACAAATGACCAAATAGTACATAAGCACTCTGTGGAACACGATGGCTTTAATCAATTTCCTGAGTGGGAAAAATCTGATTCAGGTTGCAATGCCCTACTTTTTCCACAGCAAACAGGGACAAATAATGAGGTTTCAGAAAACTTCTGCTGCTCTCAGCCACCAGTGAGTCAGCTGAGTGTCCAGACAAGCTCACCAGCTGCATCAGACACTTCTGCACAGATCTTGGaagattctgatttttcagaaatacaagtTCAGCATGGTGTAGCTTCAAAAGTCTATAAACAATTGAATGGAGAAGTATCATATGGAAATCCTGATCAGACACAAGATACTGTTTTGGATCAAAAAAGTGTGACTGCTGCTTCTGGTCAGTCTTCACAAAAACCTCTGGAACTGGGAGTAACTGCCACTGGAAATCCTAATTCAGGGTGCATGGAACAGCATGAAGTGATAGTGACTGCTTTTAACAGTCACCAGAGCAGTTCTCCACCGGAGGTGTATGTCTCTCCTGAAACATCCAGTTTCAAAACATCAAAACCTTCAGATTTTCAGCAAACTCAGCAGGGTTGTAACTTAAATTTTTCTACACTGTCATGTCAGCCTCAACAACACTGGAATCTCATGGCTCCTGTGTTTTATCCATCCAGTGGAAGTCACAGTTTTGTAACTCCTGTGGCTGTCAGTCCAGGGCAGTGGAGACGTGTTTCAGACTATAGGACATTGGAAAGAggactttgtttttcctctccagtgGTTTCAAATGCCTGGGATAGCAACCCTTCTCTGAAGGTATGGGGAAATCAAGATAGAAACTCAAAATTGAACCTCTTGCAAGCACAGCAGCCACCTGTTTGTCACATGATGAGAAAAAAGATGCACCTTATAGGTCAAGTACTTGTTCTTCTCAGAGGTGTTCCAGGATCAGGAAAATCATATTTGGCAAG AGCGTTGCTTGAGGATAACCCAGGCGGAATCATTCTTAGTACTGATGATTACTTCTATAAACATGGACAATACCATTATGATCCTGATTGCTTAGGGGAAGCGCATGACTGGAACAGGAAGCGAG CCAAAGAAGCATTTGAAATGAGAATCTCTCCTATAATAATAGACAACACAAACATACAAGCATGGGAGATGAAGCCTTATGTTTCTTTG GCTCAGCAGTTCAAATATAAAGTCATGTTTCGAGAACCAGACACTTGGTGGAAGTTTAAACCAAAAGAACTTGAAAG gCGAAACATTCATGGTGTATCTAAAGAAAAGATCAGAAGTATGTTGGAACGATACGAATGCTGCCTTACTGTTAGTTCAATATTGGGTTCTTCAGTCCCAGACAAATCGGAAGCTGCTGGCTGGAGTGAAGGTCCTTGTCAGGAGGAAAGCCATAG aaagagAGAGGCACGTTCTGaggtaaaggaagaaaactctTTAGTTTCTGATGTGGAGCCTCTTGAATTAGCTGAAGATAATAAAACTTTTCCCAGGACTTCTTTAACATTAGAAAGTAACTGTgattctgaatgttttcagaaagaggaaaaagaaacagaaaataactcaGTGGAACACAATTCTGAGAACAGCACTGTTCTAGATGACCTGGATGATTATTTGTCAGGTTGTATAGAAAAAGAACTGCccttgaagaagaaagaagaaaagggggaaaaaccagaaaaaaatacggAAACACAAGTGGATGAGATTGATGTGAACTCAACTAAAGAGACAGTGTGCTTGCATACAGGAGGAATTGAGGAGCACAGTGATAACATTCTCAACGTTCAAGCTGAAGCTGAAGAGTCTCATGAAATATGTATGGAACCAAAATCAACACAAAGTAGTAACACAGTGGAACCAAGCAGTTCAGCTTTTGACACGTCAGGAAAACCAGAACTACTAAACTTTCTGGGTGACTGGCCTGTAGAACAAACAATGGGACAGAGAGTCAAAAGAGCTAGAAGACTAGAAAAATCTTCTCTGAAGAGTGATAAAGAACATAAAACTTCCAGTCAGCAGCATCCTGAGTTAGGTAAAGAGCAAGTGGGTGTGCCTGGGACCTGTACTGTTGAAAAAGAACATGACGAAGAAAATCTAGCCTCTAGCTGTTCCTCTGTTAGTTCAGATAAAGTTACACTGGAACTGCAAATGGTAGGACATTGGCCTGTGTCAGGCTCATTAGAACAGAGACAACAAAGGTCAAGGAGAGTGAGAAAGACAAGTCTAAATCAGTCCGATGAAGGTCGAAGTACTGAAGGTGACATTAATAGAAATGCTCTTGAGACTGTAGATGTGCTTCGTGGGACACCTATGAATACCGCAGAGCAACCAGATACAAGTTTGCATATGTACCAATCTGAAACAGTAGCTAGTGAAACAATAGgtgagaaaaaaccccagcaaagTAAAAGAATGAGGAAACATCACAAATTAGCACTCACTTTTACAAACAACAATTTGCCCCAGCCCAAAGAAGAGGAACACTTCTCTATACTTAATGCAGCAGAAAAGAATCAGGATGCATGCTTATGTAGTCGTTATTCGCAGACTGAATCACAGGACTTTGCTCTTCTGTGGagattagaaaagaaaatgttttttcctgagACTGCCAAAGTATTGCATGGCAGGCTTGATGGCTTCAAACCAAAAGGTATAGATAATGCCTCAAattctcaggaaaaaataccCTATCGAGTTATGTATGATAAAAGTACATTAGTGGAAGAAAGTGAATTTACCAATATTGATGAGTCTGAAAAGCTAAATATGCTATGTAAGCTCTTTGAGTCTGTTCCATTTGAAGCTCTGAAAGATCTGTATGAAAGATGTAACAAAGACATAGTCTGGGCCACAGGTCTGCTGTTAGACTCTGATGAAAAGTTATGCAAAGATGTTGATGCTGAATGCTTTCAAGTAAGAGAAGCTGGGCCAGTTGTCGCAGACCTTGATTCCAAGGCAAGTACAAAGTATGGTGAGAATCTCAAAGACTGCCAACAAATGCCACAAAGAATTGGGGCTGGTTGTATCTCTGAGCCTTCAGAAGACAAGAGCTCATCactgagcactgcagaaaatgctACCATGGCAACTGTGACAGACAATGATGTCTGTGACTCGTTGACTGCTGCTTCATGGAATGATTTGTCAGAACTGAATTCTGGAGATGCAGCCCCTAGAACTGATGCAGGCGGCTCAGCAGCAGTAGTCATTGAGCTGTCTgtttcaggaaagcagaagataGAGTCTGAGAGTCCTGTTGAAGAAACTATAAATAAGCCATCAGTCTCACAACTTGATGCAGGTTTCTGTATACCTGTGACTTTGCCTCATGATCCTAGCACAACTTCTACTAATCTGAAATTTGTATTAAATAACGAAAGTGGCAGTAACCCTTCAGTGAGCAGTGCAGAACAAGTGACTGCTTCCTTACTGGAAATGGATCATGCACCTTTGGTCGGTCCTAGGAATGACAAAGAACTGGAGGTGGATAAAGAAACCCAGGGGAGTTCCGGGAAGGTGTGTGGTAAAGGAGAAGTTGAAACTCCAAGCTGGGATGAAGCTAAAGCCAAGACACAAAGCTGTATACCAGCATCACATGCAGCCTTCAATATAGATTGCCTAGAACTAACATTACCTCCTGAACTGGCACTTcaactgaaagaaatatttgggCCTGTTGGCATTGATGCAG GATCACTAACTGTTGAGGATTGTGTGGTTCATATTGATCTGAATTTGGCAAAAGTGATtcatgaaaaatggaaagaatctATTCTG AAGCGTCAGAGGAGAGATGAATCATCTAAGTTGTTTGCAGCAG GTCCTACTGTGATTCAACAGATAAATACAGACGACTCGGAAATGCTGTTATCTCAGAATGCAAAcagtaaaatacagaagaaaaaaatgagtggAGCTTCAGGCTCATGTAATGACATACAGACTAAAAAACCAGCATCAtcagatgtttttccttttatggaTCACTGGAATGCTCAGATTCAGAAAGTTTCTCTCAGACAAATAATTTCCGAAGAAAAAGCTATGCAGGAGAAACAAGACCTG AATCGTATTTCTTCTATGGCTAGAAAAGACTGTGCTGCTAAACTAAAGGAGAAACAACTTTTTGAGATGTTTCCAACTATTAATCAAAATTTCTTAATGGATGTCTTCAAGGACAACAA CTACTCTTTAGAACAAACTGAGCAGTTTCTGAACTGTGTTCTGGAGGCAGATCCTGTAAAAACAGTTATAGCTCAAGAAAGTattcagcaaaatgaaattgtttcttCCTACAGTGCTGCAAAGAACCGggagaaaaag GTgaaaaaaagtaaggaagagGATGATCCTTTGagtgaaatatttcaagaatTTGAGTATCCACAATATGATGATTTAAGAGCAGAAGCTTTTTGTCACCAGCAAAAGAGACAGGAATGTTTGAAAAAGGCTGGGGAGGCCTACCGCATGGGTATGAAGCCTGTGGCAGTATTTTATGCACATCAG GGTCGCCTTCATG CCAAAGTGAAGGAAGCcaaccatgctgctgctgtgcaaatcTTTGAGAAAGTAAATACTTCCTTGTTGCCTATGAATGTGTTGGATCTGCATGGTCTCCATGTGGATGAAGCTGTGAATCAGTTGTCCAGAGTGCTGCATGAAAAAAGTGAAG AGTACCAGCAGACTGGTGGTAAACCATATCTCTGTGTGATCACGGGAAGAGGAAGCCATAGTCAGGGAGGAGTTGCTCGCATCAGACCAGCAGCTATCAGATACCTCACAAACCACAACTTCAG gttcacagaaataaaaccaggctGCCTGAAAGTCATGCTGAATTGA